The Helianthus annuus cultivar XRQ/B chromosome 16, HanXRQr2.0-SUNRISE, whole genome shotgun sequence genome includes a window with the following:
- the LOC110867820 gene encoding zinc transport protein ZntB isoform X1, protein MLLKQFNVLNFHSNIIRTIINNYMGREGVDDDPEIRSSRARYSGLVRRKAYEFDGLGDYCDKEWDLMEGDGKKFCWYHVELPKGNQKLSQSAQYLIDVLCPPLKLQDILSLVSNGPYCAHVDGALVFRVNSPAPPSSNFTFRLAARVTQNSVITVSLGRVPRLGFSPVGQSLLSEIPSVESPKFGMDRGGIVIKEHVLDFLLTMNHSEEADNPVPKSVSNLVVHIIDTHVDHLEDVVTKLEIELDSVEVDLDKGGFSLKRQLLDNRRFPKMHLELQRLLQVIAHGEQVFPRVKEKCSVKDWFGNEDINSLEELIGRLRRLKENVGFISNRVTAVQAGLDSWQAEQINRKLYCLSFLSIIFLPLSIITGLFGMNVGGVPWTQQRDPKLKNGFRNVMLVCVGTLILVLLCFLFPFLYGRINGWRKQRALKRNWSINRKSFLKRTIGGGERGGGYLRL, encoded by the exons ATGCTGCTAAAACAATTCAACGTGTTGAATTTTCACAGTAACATCATCAGAACTATTATTAATAACT ATATGGGCAGGGAAGGGGTAGATGACGATCCTGAGATTCGGTCCTCTCGAGCTCGTTATTCTGGTCTGGTTAGACGCAAAGCCTACGAATTTGATGGACTTGGGGATTATTGTGATAAAGAATGGGATCTAATGGAGGGAGATGGGAAAAAGTTCTGTTGGTATCATGTTGAACTTCCTAAAGGGAACCAAAAGCTTTCTCAATCAGCACAATACTTAATTGATGTTCTTTGTCCGCCATTGAAGCTGCAGGACATTCTTTCTTTAGTTAGCAATGGACCCTATTGTGCTCATGTTGATGGGGCACTTGTGTTCAGGGTCAACTCCCCTGCTCCACCCTCTAGCAACTTTACGTTCAGATTAGCTGCTAGAGTTACTCAAAATTCAGTTATTACTGTGTCGTTAGGCCGAGTGCCCAGATTGGGCTTCTCCCCTGTCGGTCAATCTCTTCTCTCTGAGATTCCAAGTGTCGAGAGTCCTAAATTTGGCATGGATAGGGGCGGCATAGTCATCAAAGAACATGTTCTTGATTTCTTGTTGACAATGAATCATTCTGAAGAGGCTGACAATCCTGTTCCTAAATCTGTCTCCAATCTTGTTGTTCATATTATTGACACACATGTGGATCATCTTGAGGATGTTGTTACTAAACTTGAGATTGAGCTTGATTCTGTAGAAGTTGATTTGGATAAAG GTGGCTTTTCTTTAAAGAGACAACTGTTGGACAACAGAAGATTTCCAAAAATGCATCTAGAATTGCAACGCCTTCTGCAG GTGATTGCACACGGGGAACAAGTGTTCCCGAGGGTGAAAGAAAAGTGTTCTGTAAAAGATTGGTTTGGAAATGAAGACATCAATTCACTTGAAGAGTTGATTGGTCGACTCAGAAGACTAAAGGAGAATGTTGGATTCATAAGCAATCGTGTGACAGCCGTCCAAGCGGGTCTTGACAGCTGGCAGGCTGAACAAATCAACAGAAAACTATACTGCCTGTCTTTCCTCTCCATCATATTCCTTCCTCTATCCATCATCACAGGAT TGTTTGGGATGAATGTGGGAGGCGTCCCTTGGACACAACAAAGAGACCCGAAGCTGAAAAATGGTTTTAGAAACGTGATGTTGGTTTGTGTTGGGACATTGATTCTTGTGCTTTTATGCTTCTTGTTTCCGTTTTTGTATGGCCGAATAAACGGTTGGAGAAAACAAAGAGCTTTAAAAAGAAACTGGTCTATCAACAGGaaatccttcctcaaaagaaccATTGGAGGTGGAGAAAGAGGAGGCGGCTACCTTCGGCTTTAA
- the LOC110867828 gene encoding uncharacterized protein LOC110867828: MDNYSYADSGDSSPHSRTDADFDNVCKVKFMCSYGGKIKPRPHDNQLSYVGGETKILAVHRSVTFATLIAKLKALCHTDVSFKYQLPGEDLDALISVTNDDDLAHMMHEHDRLPSPAKLRLFLLPANGQSPALTPVNSFGSTTMDALNSGHLQSKELMLGLEKEMVQIPEQEPDAAAVIDDRIQKHIHDLQKLGIAEPPLYRKPSNENLTAYVPKETAPQISPDQHQQPVYMFQAPPASVYHTPNANGYYYQRMPVPDQPLYNVIPQPQPQTTVPDQPLYNVIPQPQTIAPPQQQFVAQTYTEVVTDSAYGQVAGAGRQIYYTTQAHAPVVAVAQPLQQPYQAMAVTLNPETGAKEFI; this comes from the coding sequence ATGGACAACTACTCCTATGCCGACTCCGGTGACTCCTCACCACACTCGCGTACTGATGCAGACTTTGACAATGTCTGCAAGGTCAAGTTTATGTGCAGTTATGGAGGTAAAATCAAGCCTAGGCCTCATGATAACCAGCTCTCCTATGTCGGTGGAGAGACTAAGATCCTAGCCGTTCATCGTTCTGTCACTTTCGCTACTCTCATTGCCAAGTTAAAGGCCTTATGCCACACCGACGTCTCTTTCAAGTACCAGCTGCCGGGTGAAGATCTTGACGCCTTGATTTCCGTCACCAACGATGATGATCTGGCACACATGATGCACGAGCATGATCGCTTGCCTTCTCCGGCTAAGTTGAGGCTCTTTCTCTTGCCTGCTAACGGTCAAAGCCCAGCGTTAACTCCGGTCAATAGTTTTGGTTCCACTACTATGGATGCCTTGAATTCTGGCCATCTTCAGTCCAAGGAACTGATGTTGGGTTTGGAAAAAGAAATGGTTCAGATCCCGGAACAGGAGCCAGATGCTGCGGCGGTTATCGATGATCGAATTCAGAAACATATCCACGACCTACAGAAACTTGGAATTGCAGAACCACCTCTATACAGGAAACCAAGTAATGAGAATCTCACTGCTTATGTCCCAAAAGAGACAGCTCCTCAAATTTCACCGGATCAACATCAACAACCCGTTTACATGTTTCAGGCTCCGCCTGCCAGTGTGTATCACACCCCCAATGCCAATGGATACTACTACCAAAGGATGCCGGTTCCAGACCAACCACTTTACAATGTtataccacaaccacaaccacagaCCACAGTGCCAGACCAACCACTTTACAACGTTATACCACAACCACAGACCATAGCGCCACCACAGCAACAGTTTGTAGCACAGACATATACAGAAGTGGTGACGGATTCAGCGTATGGTCAGGTGGCGGGTGCCGGAAGGCAGATTTACTACACCACCCAGGCCCATGCTCCGGTTGTAGCAGTAGCACAGCCATTGCAACAGCCATATCAAGCAATGGCTGTCACATTGAATCCAGAAACAGGTGCTAAAGAATTCATCTGA
- the LOC110867820 gene encoding zinc transport protein ZntB isoform X2, whose protein sequence is MGREGVDDDPEIRSSRARYSGLVRRKAYEFDGLGDYCDKEWDLMEGDGKKFCWYHVELPKGNQKLSQSAQYLIDVLCPPLKLQDILSLVSNGPYCAHVDGALVFRVNSPAPPSSNFTFRLAARVTQNSVITVSLGRVPRLGFSPVGQSLLSEIPSVESPKFGMDRGGIVIKEHVLDFLLTMNHSEEADNPVPKSVSNLVVHIIDTHVDHLEDVVTKLEIELDSVEVDLDKGGFSLKRQLLDNRRFPKMHLELQRLLQVIAHGEQVFPRVKEKCSVKDWFGNEDINSLEELIGRLRRLKENVGFISNRVTAVQAGLDSWQAEQINRKLYCLSFLSIIFLPLSIITGLFGMNVGGVPWTQQRDPKLKNGFRNVMLVCVGTLILVLLCFLFPFLYGRINGWRKQRALKRNWSINRKSFLKRTIGGGERGGGYLRL, encoded by the exons ATGGGCAGGGAAGGGGTAGATGACGATCCTGAGATTCGGTCCTCTCGAGCTCGTTATTCTGGTCTGGTTAGACGCAAAGCCTACGAATTTGATGGACTTGGGGATTATTGTGATAAAGAATGGGATCTAATGGAGGGAGATGGGAAAAAGTTCTGTTGGTATCATGTTGAACTTCCTAAAGGGAACCAAAAGCTTTCTCAATCAGCACAATACTTAATTGATGTTCTTTGTCCGCCATTGAAGCTGCAGGACATTCTTTCTTTAGTTAGCAATGGACCCTATTGTGCTCATGTTGATGGGGCACTTGTGTTCAGGGTCAACTCCCCTGCTCCACCCTCTAGCAACTTTACGTTCAGATTAGCTGCTAGAGTTACTCAAAATTCAGTTATTACTGTGTCGTTAGGCCGAGTGCCCAGATTGGGCTTCTCCCCTGTCGGTCAATCTCTTCTCTCTGAGATTCCAAGTGTCGAGAGTCCTAAATTTGGCATGGATAGGGGCGGCATAGTCATCAAAGAACATGTTCTTGATTTCTTGTTGACAATGAATCATTCTGAAGAGGCTGACAATCCTGTTCCTAAATCTGTCTCCAATCTTGTTGTTCATATTATTGACACACATGTGGATCATCTTGAGGATGTTGTTACTAAACTTGAGATTGAGCTTGATTCTGTAGAAGTTGATTTGGATAAAG GTGGCTTTTCTTTAAAGAGACAACTGTTGGACAACAGAAGATTTCCAAAAATGCATCTAGAATTGCAACGCCTTCTGCAG GTGATTGCACACGGGGAACAAGTGTTCCCGAGGGTGAAAGAAAAGTGTTCTGTAAAAGATTGGTTTGGAAATGAAGACATCAATTCACTTGAAGAGTTGATTGGTCGACTCAGAAGACTAAAGGAGAATGTTGGATTCATAAGCAATCGTGTGACAGCCGTCCAAGCGGGTCTTGACAGCTGGCAGGCTGAACAAATCAACAGAAAACTATACTGCCTGTCTTTCCTCTCCATCATATTCCTTCCTCTATCCATCATCACAGGAT TGTTTGGGATGAATGTGGGAGGCGTCCCTTGGACACAACAAAGAGACCCGAAGCTGAAAAATGGTTTTAGAAACGTGATGTTGGTTTGTGTTGGGACATTGATTCTTGTGCTTTTATGCTTCTTGTTTCCGTTTTTGTATGGCCGAATAAACGGTTGGAGAAAACAAAGAGCTTTAAAAAGAAACTGGTCTATCAACAGGaaatccttcctcaaaagaaccATTGGAGGTGGAGAAAGAGGAGGCGGCTACCTTCGGCTTTAA